The following proteins are encoded in a genomic region of Streptomyces lunaelactis:
- the hutU gene encoding urocanate hydratase: MSGPRPVRAPRGTELSALGWQQEAALRMLQNNLDPEVAEHPDKLVVYGGTGKAARDWRSFDAMVRTLRTLKQDETMLVQSGRPVGVMQTHEWAPRVLIANSNLVGDWANWEEFRRLEALGLTMYGQMTAGSWIYIGTQGILQGTYETFAAVAAKKFNGTLAGTITLTAGLGGMGGAQPLAVTMNDGVAICIDVDPRAIERRIEHRYLDVRADSLEHALSLAVEARDARKPLSIGLLGNAAELLPRMLAEGAPIDIVTDQTSAHDPLAYLPLGVEFDEMASYAAEKPADFTQRARESMAKHVEAMVGFMDAGAEVFDYGNSIRGEAQLAGYERAFDFPGFVPAYIRPLFCEGKGPFRWAALSGEASDIHKTDKAMLELFPENESLHRWLKMAGERVHFQGLPARICWLGYGERDRAGERFNDMVASGELAAPLVIGRDHLDCGSVASPYRETEAMLDGSDAIADWPLLNAMVNVASGASWVSIHHGGGVGMGRSIHAGQVSVADGTKLAGEKIRRVLTNDPGMGVIRHVDAGYDIAESVADEKGVRVPMREGDA, from the coding sequence ATGTCAGGACCCCGCCCCGTACGGGCACCGCGCGGTACGGAACTGAGCGCCCTGGGATGGCAGCAGGAAGCCGCCCTCCGCATGCTCCAGAACAACCTCGACCCCGAGGTCGCCGAGCACCCCGACAAGCTCGTCGTCTACGGCGGCACGGGCAAGGCGGCCCGCGACTGGCGCTCCTTCGACGCGATGGTGCGCACGCTGCGGACGCTGAAGCAGGACGAGACGATGCTCGTCCAGTCCGGCCGCCCGGTCGGCGTGATGCAGACGCACGAGTGGGCACCTCGCGTGCTCATCGCCAACTCCAACCTGGTCGGCGACTGGGCGAACTGGGAGGAGTTCCGGCGCTTGGAGGCCCTCGGCCTGACCATGTACGGCCAGATGACGGCCGGCTCGTGGATCTACATCGGCACGCAGGGCATCCTGCAGGGCACCTACGAGACGTTCGCCGCGGTGGCGGCGAAGAAGTTCAACGGCACGCTCGCGGGGACGATCACGCTGACCGCCGGTCTGGGCGGCATGGGCGGCGCGCAGCCGCTCGCCGTGACGATGAACGACGGCGTCGCGATCTGTATCGACGTCGACCCGCGCGCGATCGAGCGCCGTATCGAGCACCGCTACCTGGATGTGCGCGCGGACTCGCTGGAGCACGCGCTGTCCCTGGCCGTCGAGGCGCGGGACGCGCGCAAGCCCCTGTCCATCGGCCTGCTCGGCAACGCGGCGGAGCTGCTGCCGCGGATGCTCGCCGAGGGCGCCCCGATCGACATCGTGACCGACCAGACGAGCGCCCACGACCCGCTCGCGTATCTGCCGCTGGGCGTCGAGTTCGACGAGATGGCCTCGTACGCGGCCGAGAAGCCCGCGGACTTCACGCAGCGCGCGCGCGAGTCGATGGCGAAGCACGTCGAAGCCATGGTCGGCTTCATGGACGCGGGCGCCGAGGTCTTCGACTACGGCAACTCGATCCGCGGCGAGGCCCAACTGGCGGGATACGAGCGGGCGTTCGACTTCCCCGGCTTCGTACCCGCGTACATCCGGCCGCTCTTCTGCGAGGGCAAGGGCCCGTTCCGCTGGGCGGCGCTCTCGGGTGAGGCGTCGGACATCCACAAGACCGACAAGGCGATGCTCGAGCTCTTCCCGGAGAACGAGTCCCTGCACCGCTGGCTCAAGATGGCCGGCGAGCGGGTCCACTTCCAGGGCCTTCCGGCGCGTATCTGCTGGCTCGGCTACGGCGAGCGGGACCGCGCGGGCGAGCGCTTCAACGACATGGTGGCGAGCGGTGAGCTGGCGGCCCCGCTGGTTATCGGCCGCGACCACCTGGACTGCGGCTCGGTGGCGTCCCCGTACCGCGAGACCGAGGCCATGCTGGACGGCTCGGACGCGATCGCCGACTGGCCGCTGCTGAACGCGATGGTCAACGTCGCGTCGGGCGCGTCCTGGGTCTCGATCCACCACGGCGGCGGCGTCGGCATGGGCCGCTCCATCCACGCGGGCCAGGTCTCGGTGGCGGACGGCACGAAGCTGGCGGGCGAGAAGATCCGCCGGGTGCTGACGAATGACCCGGGCATGGGCGTCATCCGGCATGTCGATGCCGGGTACGACATCGCGGAGTCGGTGGCGGACGAGAAGGGCGTGCGGGTTCCGATGAGGGAGGGCGACGCGTGA